Proteins from a single region of Oncorhynchus tshawytscha isolate Ot180627B linkage group LG03, Otsh_v2.0, whole genome shotgun sequence:
- the casp2 gene encoding caspase-2 isoform X1, whose translation MLGECGMLERDRRGLRKCSVTLCKEMVVDELFIQSLQTDDILTDSMAESILVEPTSHKRSWRLLSLLPKRGPRAFSSFCSALRDTEQHHLCALLTESPERDGERQCPQTAKAKDRAEEVISTAYPIQASDRNAPFTKNPVKDSEEEGDEEKERYMDSPLPLPFQERMVPAKRARTQESMEMCLDADSPITSSVLPCTPDFYLKHCQQSYSMVSSPRGLALVISNVSFDPCAAPDLDSRKGGEVDEEVLRKVFTELDYIVTVRRDLTAPGMRECIEQFGRRQQHQTVSSCVVCLLSHGVEGAIYGTDGQLLELDWVFEAFDNAHCPLLQNKPKMFFIQACRGEEMDCGVEQSDGPERTQSPGCEQRDAGREGEGDGDTRQTEERGRLRVKLPQRSDMICGFASLKGTAAMRNTKRGSWFIQEVNSALRFRARDTHLSDILVQVNGRIKDREGYAPGTPHHRCKEMSEFTSSLCKDLYLFPKYHPQY comes from the exons ATGTTGGGGGAATGCGGTATGCTGGAACGAGACAGAAGGGGGCTTCGGAAATGCTCTGTGACTCTCTGCAAAGAGATGGTGGTGGACGAGCTGTTCATTCAGTCGCTGCAGACAGACGACATTCTCACCGACAGCATGGCAGAAAGCATCCTG GTGGAGCCGACCTCCCACAAGCGGAGCTGGCGTCTGCTGTCCCTGCTCCCCAAGCGTGGTCCCAGAGCCTTCAGCAGCTTCTGCTCAGCACTGAGAGACACAGAGCAGCATCACCTATGTGCCCTGCTCACAGAGTCaccagagagggatggagagagacag TGTCCCCAGACAGCTAAGGCGAAAGACAGGGCTGAGGAGGTGATATCCACAGCATACCCAATCCAAGCTTCAGACCGCAACGCCCCATTCACAAAGAACCCAGTCAAAGAcagtgaggaagagggggatgaagagaaaGAG AGATATATGGACTCTCCCCTCCCACTACCTTTCCAGGAGAGGATGGTTCCAGCCAAGAGAGCCAGAACACAAG AGTCAATGGAGATGTGTCTGGATGCAGACAGTCCCATCACCAGCTCTGTTCTTCCCTGTACACCAGACTTCTACTTAAAACACTGCCAACAG TCCTATAGTATGGTGTCCAGTCCTCGTGGCCTGGCCTTGGTGATCAGTAATGTCTCCTTTGACCCCTGTGCTGCTCCTGACCTGGACtccaggaagggaggggaggtggaCGAGGAGGTCCTCAGGAAGGTGTTCACTGAGCTGGACTACATAGTCACCGTCCGGAGAGACCTCACAGCTCCG GGCATGCGGGAGTGCATTGAGCAGTTTGGCAGACGGCAGCAGCACCAGACCGTATCCAGCTGTGTGGTGTGTCTGCTGTCCCATGGAGTAGAGGGGGCTATCTACGGCACAGACGGACAGCTGCTGGAG ttggACTGGGTGTTTGAGGCATTTGACAACGCCCACTGTCCTCTACTGCAGAATAAACCCAAGATGTTCTTCATCCAGGCCTGCAGAGGAG aGGAGATGGACTGTGGGGTGGAGCAGTCAGACGGGCCAGAGAGGACCCAGTCTCCTGGCTGTGAACAGAGggatgcagggagggagggagagggagatggtgacACCAGGCagacggaggagagaggcaggctcagagtcaaaCTGCCCCAGCGCTCTGACATGATCTGTGGCTTCGCCTCCCTCaaag GCACTGCAGCCATGAGGAATACCAAGAGAGGATCCTGGTTCATCCAAGAGGTCAACTCAGCACTCCGCTTCAGAGCCAGAGACACACACCTATCAGACATACTGGTGCAG GTGAATGGTCGTATTAAAGACAGAGAAGGCTATGCTCCTGGCACCCCCCACCATCGCTGTAAGGAGATGTCTGAATTCACCAGCTCCCTCTGCAAAGACCTCTACCTGTTCCCCAAGTACCACCCTCAGTACTGA
- the casp2 gene encoding caspase-2 isoform X2 — protein sequence MLGECGMLERDRRGLRKCSVTLCKEMVVDELFIQSLQTDDILTDSMAESILVEPTSHKRSWRLLSLLPKRGPRAFSSFCSALRDTEQHHLCALLTESPERDGERQRYMDSPLPLPFQERMVPAKRARTQESMEMCLDADSPITSSVLPCTPDFYLKHCQQSYSMVSSPRGLALVISNVSFDPCAAPDLDSRKGGEVDEEVLRKVFTELDYIVTVRRDLTAPGMRECIEQFGRRQQHQTVSSCVVCLLSHGVEGAIYGTDGQLLELDWVFEAFDNAHCPLLQNKPKMFFIQACRGEEMDCGVEQSDGPERTQSPGCEQRDAGREGEGDGDTRQTEERGRLRVKLPQRSDMICGFASLKGTAAMRNTKRGSWFIQEVNSALRFRARDTHLSDILVQVNGRIKDREGYAPGTPHHRCKEMSEFTSSLCKDLYLFPKYHPQY from the exons ATGTTGGGGGAATGCGGTATGCTGGAACGAGACAGAAGGGGGCTTCGGAAATGCTCTGTGACTCTCTGCAAAGAGATGGTGGTGGACGAGCTGTTCATTCAGTCGCTGCAGACAGACGACATTCTCACCGACAGCATGGCAGAAAGCATCCTG GTGGAGCCGACCTCCCACAAGCGGAGCTGGCGTCTGCTGTCCCTGCTCCCCAAGCGTGGTCCCAGAGCCTTCAGCAGCTTCTGCTCAGCACTGAGAGACACAGAGCAGCATCACCTATGTGCCCTGCTCACAGAGTCaccagagagggatggagagagacag AGATATATGGACTCTCCCCTCCCACTACCTTTCCAGGAGAGGATGGTTCCAGCCAAGAGAGCCAGAACACAAG AGTCAATGGAGATGTGTCTGGATGCAGACAGTCCCATCACCAGCTCTGTTCTTCCCTGTACACCAGACTTCTACTTAAAACACTGCCAACAG TCCTATAGTATGGTGTCCAGTCCTCGTGGCCTGGCCTTGGTGATCAGTAATGTCTCCTTTGACCCCTGTGCTGCTCCTGACCTGGACtccaggaagggaggggaggtggaCGAGGAGGTCCTCAGGAAGGTGTTCACTGAGCTGGACTACATAGTCACCGTCCGGAGAGACCTCACAGCTCCG GGCATGCGGGAGTGCATTGAGCAGTTTGGCAGACGGCAGCAGCACCAGACCGTATCCAGCTGTGTGGTGTGTCTGCTGTCCCATGGAGTAGAGGGGGCTATCTACGGCACAGACGGACAGCTGCTGGAG ttggACTGGGTGTTTGAGGCATTTGACAACGCCCACTGTCCTCTACTGCAGAATAAACCCAAGATGTTCTTCATCCAGGCCTGCAGAGGAG aGGAGATGGACTGTGGGGTGGAGCAGTCAGACGGGCCAGAGAGGACCCAGTCTCCTGGCTGTGAACAGAGggatgcagggagggagggagagggagatggtgacACCAGGCagacggaggagagaggcaggctcagagtcaaaCTGCCCCAGCGCTCTGACATGATCTGTGGCTTCGCCTCCCTCaaag GCACTGCAGCCATGAGGAATACCAAGAGAGGATCCTGGTTCATCCAAGAGGTCAACTCAGCACTCCGCTTCAGAGCCAGAGACACACACCTATCAGACATACTGGTGCAG GTGAATGGTCGTATTAAAGACAGAGAAGGCTATGCTCCTGGCACCCCCCACCATCGCTGTAAGGAGATGTCTGAATTCACCAGCTCCCTCTGCAAAGACCTCTACCTGTTCCCCAAGTACCACCCTCAGTACTGA
- the LOC112225972 gene encoding chloride channel protein 1-like, producing the protein MATLFPNGILFDGIVYRILPGGYAVIGAAALTGAVTHTVSTAVICFELRGQISHILPVMVAVILANMVAQGLQPSLYDSIIQVKKLPYLPELSLGHISKYNIFVEDMMVRKVNFLSSLSTYRELGYLLDSTSLKTIPLVNSKESMILLGSIERTELQAISDWWLSSERRIFERGQGSPDQGWESFTLVDEEGGETSPVQDEQNRPLPSPKPQEPSTNHTCSEKRSLQSVRGIFQRLFLNQPG; encoded by the exons ATGGCCACTCTCTTCCCAAACGGTATCCTGTTTGATGGGATAGTTTATCGCATCCTCCCTGGGGGCTATGCTGTCATTG GTGCCGCGGCCCTGACCGGGGCAGTAACCCACACGGTGTCCACGGCTGTGATCTGTTTTGAGCTGAGAGGCCAGATCTCCCACATCCTGCCCGTGATGGTGGCGGTGATCCTGGCCAACATGGTGGCCCAGGGCCTGCAGCCCTCCCTCTACGATTCCATCATCCAGGTCAAGAAACTGCCATACCTCCCTGAGCTCAGCCTCGGACACATCAG taagTACAACATCTTTGTGGAGGACATGATGGTGCGGAAGGTGaacttcctgtcctccctgtcgaCCTATCGGGAGCTGGGCTATCTGCTAGACTCCACCTCCCTTAAAACCATCCCTCTTGTCAACTCCAAAG AGTCTATGATCCTATTGGGgtctatagagaggacagagCTGCAGGCCATCTCTGATTGGTGGCTTTCATCCGAGAGGCGTATCTTTGAGAGGGGTCAGGGGTCACCGGATCAGGGCTGGGAGTCCTTCACTTTAGTAgacgaggagggaggagag ACCTCTCCTGTACAAGATGAACAGAATAGGCCACTCCCATCCCCCAAACCACAGGagccctccaccaatcacacTTGCTCAG AGAAGCGTTCCCTCCAGTCTGTGAGGGGAATATTTCAGCGCCTCTTCCTCAACCAGCCAGGCTGA